One window of the Falco biarmicus isolate bFalBia1 chromosome Z, bFalBia1.pri, whole genome shotgun sequence genome contains the following:
- the SMC5 gene encoding structural maintenance of chromosomes protein 5 isoform X4 gives MYRFHCELKNFREKERELENLCRDKTNSLEKMRQRIERYKQDVERYHERKHHLDLIEMLERKRPWVEYENVRQQHEKVKQSRDQAKEEVQNLKEMRSPLSKKIQETEENLKSLDIKIRDKAGEIKDISQKCKQKQDALEIKDKQIEEINQALRMKKDEEMDRQRKIHNTRKMIEDWKNELNAMAVCENLQPQIDAVNNKLKELQEEKANIDSDISDLTAEKMNQEKEKKRINDNLEQLNNVMNMKEEHLKGRFKDTHTALVWLRKNKDKFKKKVCEPMMLEVRRLTCISLQPISMKDNRHAKYVENHISSSDMSAFVFESQEDMEAFLVEMRDHRKLRVNAVCAPHESCAESLPSRPIEELHKYGFFSYLRELFDAPRPVMSYLCSQYHVHDVPVGTEKTRRLTERIIQETKLRQMYTAEEKYVVKVSAYTNLTLSTNTSLKVAQFLNSSVDTEERRQLEKQQQDIINASQALDVRLTALSERKKHLECRDNQLRQQKKELLERGSRRRQLESKIAVKYDSLRQLEQDAINLEKEFQQANVKIKEINIQKVRLVTELMHLIKNCVSLNILKVDLALQSATVAAEKNRLELEYKAASVQLKAAEQRFNELDDRKRILTKNCKELLKKAEYICKLTPDQHLPKEFQTAFQALPSTLEEIDAFLNEEKTRASCFTGLNASVVEEYNRETQEAQQLTEYLEEKKNELDNYKRNISQVKEKWLNPLKKLIEQINVKFSSFFSSMQCVGEVDLHVENEEEYDKYGIRIRVKFHRSTELHELTAYHQSGGERSVSTMLYLMALQEFNKCPFRVVDEINQGMDPMNERRVFEMVVKTACKESTSQYFFITPKLLQNLTYNDKMTVLFVYNGPFMLEASQWDLKAFCRRRRRLGRMDEQ, from the exons GAATACGAAAATGTTCGTCAGCAGCATGAGAAAGTGAAACAAAGCAGAGACCAAGCCAAGGAAGAAGTGCAGAATCTGAAAGAAATGCGGTCCCCACTgtcaaaaaaaatccaagaaactGAAGAGAATTTGAAGAGTCTGGATATAAAAATCAGAGATAAG GCTGGTGAAATCAAAGACATTTCtcaaaaatgtaaacagaagcAAGATGCATTGGAGATAAAAGATAAGCAA ATTGAAGAAATTAATCAAGCATTGAGAATGAAAAAAGATGAGGAAATGGAcagacaaaggaaaatacacaaCACTCGCAAAATGATAGAGGACTGGAAGAATGAGCTCAATGCAATGGCAGTCTGTGAGAATCTTCAGCCACAAATTGATGCTGTTAATAATAAGTTGAAGGAAttgcaagaagaaaaggcaaatattGATAGTGATATCAGTGAtctaacagcagagaaaatgaaccaagaaaaagaaaagaaaa GAATAAACGATAACCTGGAACAACTCAATAATGTAATGAACATGAAGGAAGAGCATCTGAAAGGGAGATTCAAAGACACACACACTGCTCTTGTATGGCtaagaaagaacaaagacaagtttaaaaaaaaagtttgtgaaCCCATGATGCTTGAAGTAAGAAGACTGACTTGCATATCACTCCAACCA ATCAGTATGAAAGACAACAGACATGCTAAATATGTTGAAAATCACATTTCGTCCAGTGACATGAGTGCTTTTGTTTTTGAGAGTCAAGAAGATATGGAAGCGTTTCTTGTGGAG ATGCGTGATCATCGGAAACTAAGAGTGAATGCTGTATGCGCGCCTCATGAATCATGTGCTGAAAGCTTACCTTCAAGACCTATTGAAGAATTGCA caAATACGGATTTTTCTCATATTTACGAGAGTTATTTGATGCTCCTCGTCCTGTAATGAGTTACCTTTGCTCCCAGTACCATGTTCATGATGTCCCTGTGGGAACAGAGAAGACCAGAAGGCTAACTGAAAGG aTCATACAAGAAACCAAACTTCGGCAAATgtacacagcagaagaaaaatacgTGGTTAAAGTATCTGCTTATACAAACCTGACCCTCTCTACTAACACATCTCTGAAGGTGGCACAGTTTCTCAATAGCTCAGTGGatacagaagaaagaaggcagctggaaaagcagcaacag GATATCATTAACGCATCACAGGCACTGGATGTGCGTTTGACTGCATtgtctgagagaaaaaaacatctggaatGCAGAGATAATCAGCTCAGACAACAGAAGAAAGAGCTTTTAGAGagaggaagcaggaggagaCAGTTGGAATCAAAAATTGCTGTGAAGTATGATAG TTTAAGACAGCTGGAACAAGATGCTATCAACCTAGAGAAGGAATTTCAACAAGCAAATGTAAAgatcaaagaaataaatatccAAAAAGTAAGACTTGTTACTGAATTAATGCATCTCATAAAg AATTGCGTATCACTGAACATCCTCAAAGTAGATTTGGCTCTTCAGAGCGCTACAGTGGCTGCTGAGAAGAACAGACTGGAATTGGAGTATAAAGCAGCAAGTGTACAGCTAAAAGCTGCAGAG CAACGGTTTAATGAACTGGATGATAGGAAGCGAATTCTTACAAAGAACTGCAAGGAGTTGCTGAAAAAAGCTGAGtacatctgcaaactgactccAGATCAACATCTTCCAAAGGAATTTCAAACT GCTTTTCAGGCTCTTCCCAGCACACTGGAGGAAATTGATGCTTTTCTGAATGAAGAGAAAACCAGAGCCTCCTGTTTCACAGGCCTGAACGCTTCA GTTGTTGAAGAATACAATAGAGAGACACAAGAAGCACAGCAGTTGACGGAATAtctagaggaaaagaaaaatgaattggATAATTATAAGCGAAACATTTCACAG GTCAAAGAAAAGTGGCTAAACCCCTTGAAAAAGCTGATTGAGCAAATTAATGTGAAGTTCAGTAGCTTCTTTAGTTCTATGCAGTGTGTTGGTGAAGTTGATCTTCATGTGGAAAACGag GAGGAGTACGACAAGTATGGGATTCGCATTAGAGTAAAATTCCACAGGAGCACTGAGCTTCATGAACTGACTGCATATCATCAGAGTGGAGGTGAGAGAAGTGTTTCCACTATGTTGTACCTGATGGCTCTGCAGGAATTCAACAAATGTCCCTTCAGGGTTGTAGATGAAATCAATCAG ggaaTGGATCCAATGAACGAGAGAAGAGTTTTTGAAATGGTTGTGAAAACTGCTTGTAAAGAAAGCACGTCTCAGTACTTCTTTATTACACCAAAG ctcctgcagaatCTCACCTACAATGACAAGATGACGGTGTTGTTTGTTTACAATGGACCTTTTATGTTGGAGGCAAGCCAATGGGATTTAAAGGCTTTCTGTAGGCGGCGACGGCGACTTGGAAGGATGGATGAACAATga